From one Candidatus Binataceae bacterium genomic stretch:
- a CDS encoding Zn-ribbon domain-containing OB-fold protein has translation MAEQAQAAADSGLRPIVPFLKLEPRPHLMGSKCGTCGAVFIDTHRIACSKCGATEGFKTLELSDKGKVYVFSVVHQSFPGIKTPYITAIVDLPEGVSVRSNIVDVDPEDVQKNPRQMFDMPVEMVTNVVSKDREGHEVVAFAFKPSKK, from the coding sequence ATGGCTGAACAGGCTCAAGCGGCCGCCGATAGCGGTCTGCGTCCGATCGTTCCCTTTCTGAAGCTCGAACCCAGGCCGCACCTGATGGGCTCGAAGTGCGGAACCTGCGGAGCGGTCTTTATTGATACCCATCGGATCGCTTGCTCCAAATGCGGCGCGACCGAGGGTTTCAAAACGCTCGAACTCTCGGACAAGGGCAAAGTCTACGTCTTTTCGGTGGTCCATCAGTCCTTCCCCGGAATCAAGACGCCTTACATCACCGCGATCGTCGATCTGCCCGAAGGTGTCAGCGTCCGCAGCAATATCGTGGACGTCGATCCCGAGGACGTGCAGAAGAATCCCCGCCAGATGTTCGACATGCCGGTCGAGATGGTGACGAACGTGGTGTCCAAGGACCGCGAGGGCCACGAGGTCGTGGCGTTCGCCTTCAAGCCGAGCAAGAAGTAG